One window of the Bombus affinis isolate iyBomAffi1 chromosome 10, iyBomAffi1.2, whole genome shotgun sequence genome contains the following:
- the LOC126921192 gene encoding protein dopey-1 homolog isoform X1 — MGSIALEEFELMKDSKYRVYVSAVDKALKSFEYTSEWADLISALGKLNKVLLSHMKFPVIPRRIKISKRLAQCMHPALPSGVHLKALETYDIIFKCMGTNRLSHELFIYSAGLFPLLGHAAMNVRPSLLTVYETHFVPLGERLRPGLSGFLSGVLLGLEDGSDHFDRTNSLLEKVCEGVGPEHFYACLWDCLASNSGIRLPAISFVLAHFNKKLPMEEQKYIMGTDTNIMVTALCAGVQDSSVLVQRSALDLLLVGFPVHNSQLTHEHMVSLVTAALVTILRRDMSLNRRLFAWLLGTEVSTSILKRRMETKVLENTENTPTYFDMYSKEMLIEAIKSLLKAVCDESPQDLKPYRILVSLLEKADIGPVILDDILFEVFRTFYNACGQSNRVPKTNEVVKSANLLFSTLEPSYVWIHCGHLFEKACQGRAKSKQETEDIAVRSVGCGMPNFLEVCILTEFLLDTVSLDAFIDTPSEHLPGLFYEIISKLLYHIDLLSPMEISRSLRLCAKILTKVQPTVVSNHTEKNELETKLDTTTSTTTTVNDNSLTAIPLEKSQSDSKLNKPDTTSGSFSEKSPSPRRRANSGGATKRSEKKSKKKSSKSTSKLSDSLPEPDTNISVVVDAESKGLPRNKSMDDIKSEYIETSTINSPSKDQLTTLKQSSKSSPMGSTGSLGRGPSPAFQAQHSMLEKCLRQYETFYVKLVSNRVLTKERTVQNMFDNLMISCPRESFDERMRYLELLLNSRLNMEDSGFFSQDISVMEDTKQLDILHLYIDSISQAEWDDAMKMASSLFVELSTFPKYFLPGDGLLVEEEPKGNIILPDWLKVLVVCTCWLGKQPALQLTSIATLLDLVALLKAHNDIETYPKSGEGVTAVIMVPLLKQWHITYLMQYTNVFQVLAQSLWHHLGELPAHKYRMRCVELLHELHHALHNSCDAVEDVIGLALTSENIEKRIEAFNRFATLWHLGREIETNPRLRGCMKSFDRSLLKILDNLQLADNSPLKLHAQSWLLHSLMRGDVSRVVDPLLIILLDPSTCRMSVLHVSIQHSNTVLTKNDPIEEKSEIQDDTEGAAKIYAISSVDGNVIYHVSDSVDEDKKWRKGKKKKKAINPVKVKRIFAVTTLAAGDNCNQYVTEKNQYMKELEVPPSISGNRKISVFVNPLSLNCNENSNDSLTEDDLLPSVKKVNLTTELLKNATRFKKIDFDKGSTASLDESFYESANSSLKAKEKNGFKKLNGEVGSSLDSITNSFDSSSPEITNKQTKQKKESIIMPGSSREVAGTIIKGKYHSTNEFATNYDVHDVGSFEASVEVPSWTMDDEEADLDISTTAEEYFSNSSGNSIVEEILNEVLDKVMHICDVVEPSKSTDESSYQNSKTGRNFGIGVHNLHSHMLLYCGVYDSTRTLYALRTLRNELLTNTRMFLCCAATTGVTNATKNTTLLNLLARHRKSVFGRNFHGDIANTEFIAAYRSSMYLEVLISVCLYFARSYYPNLGQMRLTHEEISGNRQVQLASAELLTLIFSELIPIVRDSGKGFSCYIIDLLTKCKVQKVALHCLVSSVMNMKNAHKENEEVFTFTEEIISFNDPVIDNDTSKCKYRASDHTEAFQIQLLRLLLALIMLEHQCGNQKGEEICPPTTPTPSTPTKTVPNIMGSSLKYLVGTSIPQQPMFLASILSALQLDHMRHLHQHWTTLVTSSLPFMGSSLTSIVTSVIHQLCCNIENLASYYINEETTTATKLQDISTLECCLPADYTVTHLEALTFLLHYCLLDTSQQIGFSFNQPLSGTIQTGIPGANPSQIFNNLIHVFMPSPLSPELTTSKDKNGVSELQQHARRTALSHLPRIIASLSTLWQAVLATKDNDQASCVVGSPRIVKHQLLELLSPISFHHGVNFLAAIAVAWHERRQPSGNSKKVLPEACSNQQVMVDLVSAIRVMPIDTLVQTVHQVVKNQPPIHGVKQDFSLEVSVLELLYVYMQSNTSQSLIESWASLLGLLKDGLSLTAPAQFLLLAILNEYVQKCPPMQEKKDIRDLQDVSAKLVESCSQIAGACLEQTTWLRRNLAVREDAFEVAEGSSEGKEGKSGAVTPGTPPNAAYSIQAQAVLAEIVAPLLDVSYGSQEKERVVTLLTNLMYNITPYLKNHSTKNIASFTACSQLLSSLSGYQYTRKAWRKDVLDLLLDSAFFQMTPACLPYWRTIIDNLMTHDNTTFRDLMNRVSMAQSSSISIFSSKEQEYEQKAQLLKRLAYVILCSEMDQYHKYMPEIQERLADSLRLPQVIPSIQAQVFLCFRVLLLRMSPQHATSLWPVIVSELVQVFLYIEQELNTDSEEFSRHGSSHIKLLSALDSSWAVNASNGLQAHGHPHWLQLQLAAAKLLDLALLLPAHRLPQFQMYRWAFVGDSAVGSMENNNLSSDFVPHITRIAKLMDSKYKQEANTVKAVPGELLLTSNNIRSLQDLHYFFTTLSRRSSDTQAPLNVTQLEAVIEQDFLEKMPAAR, encoded by the exons aTGGGTTCTATAGCATTGGAGGAGTTTGAACTCATGAAAGACTCTAAATATAGAGT cTATGTGTCAGCTGTTGACAAAGCTCTAAAGAGCTTTGAATATACGAGCGAATGGGCAGATTTAATTTCTGCACTTGGAAAATTAAACAAAGTGTTATTAAGTCATATGAAGTTTCCAGTTATTCCTAGAAGAATTAAGATATCTAAAAGATTAGCACAATGTATGCATCCTGCTTTGCCATCCGGTGTTCATTTAAAAGCTCTAGAAACCTATGACATTATTTTCAAGTGTATGGGCACTAATAGACTGAGTCATGAACTATTTATATATAGTGCTG GTCTATTTCCCTTGTTGGGTCATGCTGCTATGAATGTAAGACCATCTTTGTTGACAGTATATGAAACTCATTTTGTACCTCTTGGAGAGAGATTAAGGCCTGGGTTAAGTGGATTTTTAAGTGGTGTTTTACTTGGTTTAGAAGATGGGTCTGATCACTTTGAtag aACCAATTCCTTGCTTGAGAAAGTGTGCGAGGGAGTAGGTCCAGAACATTTTTATGCATGTTTGTGGGATTGTTTAGCTTCAAATTCTGGAATCCGATTACCTGCTATATCTTTTGTATTAGCTCACTTCAACAAAAAACTGCCAATGGAAGAACAAAAGTACATCATGGGCACAGATACTAATATTatg GTTACTGCTCTTTGCGCTGGAGTACAAGACAGTTCTGTGTTAGTACAAAGGAGTGCTTTGGATTTGTTGTTAGTTGGTTTTCCTGTACATAATAGTCAATTAACACATGAGCACATGGTATCACTAGTCACAGCTGCACTTGTTACTATATTGAGGAGAGACATGAGTTTGAATAG ACGATTGTTTGCATGGCTTTTGGGTACTGAAGTAAGCACATCTATTTTGAAGAGAAGAATGGAAACTAAAGTTTTAGAAAACACGGAAAATACACCTACTTATTTTGATATGTACTCGAAGGAAATGCTAATTGAAGCAATAAAATCATTGTTAAAAGCTGTTTGTGATGAAAGTCCACAAGATTTAAAGCCATATAGAATACTGGTTTCTTTATTAGAAAAGGCAGATATTGGTCCAGTAATTTTGgatgatattttatttgaagTTTTTAG gACATTTTATAACGCCTGCGGTCAATCAAACAGAGTACCAAAAACAAACGAAGTAGTAAAATCAGCAAACTTGTTATTTTCAACATTAGAACCATCTTACGTATGGATACATTGTGGCCATCTGTTTGAAAAGGCTTGTCAAGGTAGAGCAAAAAGTAAACAAGAAACAGAAGACATTGCCGTGAGGTCTGTAGGTTGTGGAATGCCGAATTTCTTGGAAGTGTGTATATTGACTGAATTCCTGCTCGATACTGTGTCATTGGATGCATTTATAGACACTCCTTCTGAGCATCTGCCTGGCTTATTCTACGAGATCATTAGTAAACTTTTGTACCATATCGATCTTTtatctcctatggagatttcgaGAAGTCTTCGATTGTGCGCGAAAATTCTGACAAAAGTACAGCCGACGGTGGTTTCAAATCACACGGAGAAGAACGAATTGGAAACGAAATTGGATACAACTACGAGTACTACCACAACAGTCAATGATAACTCTTTAACAGCAATTCCTTTGGAAAAGAGTCAATCCGATAGTAAATTGAATAAACCGGACACAACTAGCGGTTCGTTTTCCGAGAAAAGTCCCAGCCCTAGAAGAAGAGCAAACTCGGGAGGTGCTACCAAACGATCCGAGAAAAAGTCGAAAAAGAAATCTAGTAAAAGTACCTCAAAACTAAGCGACTCTTTACCAGAACCAGATACCAATATTTCGGTAGTCGTGGATGCAGAATCCAAAGGTTTGCCAAGAAATAAAAGTATGGACGATATAAAGTCCGAATACATAGAAACGAGTACCATTAATTCTCCATCTAAGGATCAGTTGACTACTTTGAAACAGTCAAGTAAAAGTAGTCCTATGGGCTCCACAGGATCCTTGGGTAGAGGACCGTCTCCTGCGTTTCAAGCGCAACATTCGATGTTAGAAAAATGTTTAAGACAGTATGAAACTTTTTACGTGAAATTAGTTAGTAATAGAGTATTGACTAAAGAGAGAACGGTTCAAAATATGTTCGATAATTTGATGATATCGTGTCCAAGGGAGAGTTTCGACGAGAGAATGCGATATCTAGAACTTTTATTAAATTCTAGATTAAATATGGAAGATTCTGGTTTCTTCAGCCAAGATATTTCTGTAATGGAAGATACCAAACAGTTAGACATTCTTCATCTGTATATTGACTCTATTTCACAAGCAGAATGGGATGACGCTATGAAAATGGCCTCCAGCTTGTTTGTTGAACTATCTACATTTCCTAAGTATTTTCTTCCTGGTGATGGACTACTTGTAGAGGAAGAACCGAAGGGAAATATTATTCTTCCAGATTGGTTGAAAGTTTTAGTAGTTTGTACTTGTTGGTTGGGAAAACAACCTGCTTTACAATTAACCAGTATTGCTACTTTGTTAGATTTAGTAGCTTTGTTAAAAGCACATAACGACATTGAGACCTACCCAAAAAGTGGGGAGGGAGTTACAGCTGTAATTATGGTGCCATTATTGAAACAATGGCATATAACTTACTTGATGCAATATACTAACGTATTTCAG GTACTAGCACAATCCTTATGGCATCATCTTGGCGAATTACCTGCACATAAATACAGAATGCGATGTGTTGAATTGTTGCACGAACTGCATCATGCTTTACACAATTCCTGTGATGCTGTAGAGGATGTAATTGGACTAGCACTCACGTCAGAAAATATAGAGAAAAGAATAGAAGCGTTCAATAGGTTTGCCACATTATGGCATCTCGGACGTGAAATTGAAACGAACCCTAGATTGCGAGGTTGTATGAAATCTTTCGATCG ATCATTGTTAAAAATACTGGATAATCTACAGCTCGCAGACAACTCTCCTCTAAAGCTTCATGCTCAATCATGGCTTCTGCACTCCTTAATGCGAGGTGATGTTTCACGGGTAGTAGACCCGTTATTGATAATACTCTTAGATCCATCTACTTGTCGTATGAGCGTGCTGCACGTCAGTATACAGCATAGCAATACTGTTTTGACGAAAAATGATCCTATAGAAGAAAAGTCTGAGATACAAGATGACACAGAAGGTGCAGCAAAAATTTACGCGATCAGTTCAGTAGACGGAAATGTGATATACCACGTTAGTGATAGCGTAGATGAAGATAAGAAATGGCGTAAaggtaaaaagaagaaaaaggccATAAATCCTGTGAAAGTGAAAAGAATATTCGCCGTAACGACATTGGCCGCTGGTGATAATTGTAATCAGTACGTAACCGAAAAAAATCAATATATGAAAGAACTAGAAGTACCTCCTAGCATATCTGGTAATAGAAAGATCTCTGTTTTTGTGAATCCTTTGTCACTCAACTGCAATGAGAATTCTAATGACTCTCTGACAGAGGATGATTTGTTGCCTAGTGTGAAGAAGGTAAACTTAACAACAGAGTTGTTAAAGAATGCGACAAGATTCAAAAAAATAGATTTCGACAAAGGTTCGACCGCTAGTTTAGACGAAAGTTTCTATGAATCAGCAAATTCCAGCTTAAAGGCGAAAGAAAAAAATGGGTTTAAGAAACTGAATGGAGAGGTTGGCTCATCTTTGGATTCCATTACTAATAGTTTCGATTCTAGCAGCCCTGAAATCACCAATAAACAAACAAAGCAGAAGAAAGAGTCCATAATAATGCCAGGTAGTTCTAGGGAAGTAGCAGGGACTATCATTAAGGGCAAATATCATAGCACAAACGAATTTGCGACGAATTATGATGTTCACGATGTTGGAAGTTTTGAAGCAAGCGTCGAAGTACCTAGTTGGACGATGGATGACGAAGAAGCAGACTTGGATATTAGTACAACTGCAGAAGAATATTTTAGTAACTCTAGTGGGAATAGTATAGTTGAAGAAATCTTAAATGAAGTGCTTGATAAAGTAATGCATATTTGCGACGTTGTTGAACCATCTAAAAGT ACTGATGAGAGCTCATATCAAAACTCGAAAACGGGTCGCAATTTTGGAATCGGAGTACATAATCTTCATTCACATATGCTGCTTTACTGTGGGGTCTACGATTCGACTAGAACGCTTTACGCATTACGTACACTTCGCAACGAGCTGTTAACGAACACTAGAATGTTTCTATGTTGTGCTGCAACGACTGGCGTAACCAATGCGACAAAAAACACAACATTGTTAAATTTACTAGCTAGACACAGGAAAAGTGTATTTGGGAGGAATTTTCATGGAGACATAGCAAATACAGAATTTATAGCAGCTTATAGAAGTAGCATGTATTTAGAAGTTTTAATTAGTGTGTGCCTTTATTTTGCTAGGAGCTATTATCCTAATTTAGGACAAATGAGACTTACGCACGAAGAAATTTCAGGAAATCGGCAG GTACAACTTGCAAGTGCAGAACTGTTGACACTTATATTCTCTGAATTAATTCCTATCGTTCGTGATTCAGGGAAAGGTTTTAGTTGTTATATAATCGATTTACTTACTAAATGTAAAGTACAAAAAGTTGCATTACATTGTCTTGTATCTAGCGTGATGAATATGAAAAATGCTCATAAGGAAAATGAAGAGGTATTTACATTTACAGAAGAAATCATTTCATTCAATGATCCAGTCATAGACAATGATACAAGTAAATGCAAATACAGAGCAAGTGATCATACAGAGGCTTTTCAAATACAACTATTAAG GTTATTATTAGCTTTAATCATGTTAGAACATCAATGTGGTAATCAGAAAGGTGAAGAAATATGCCCACCAACTACACCAACACCGAGTACTCCAACAAAAACTGTTCCTAACATTATGGGAAGTAGCTTAAAGTATTTAGTTGGTACATCAATTCCACAGCAACCAATGTTCCTTGCTAGCATATTAAGTGCTTTACAATTG GATCACATGAGACATTTACACCAACATTGGACAACTCTCGTTACTTCCAGTCTTCCCTTTATGGGATCATCGTTAACATCTATAGTTACGTCAGTTATCCACCAattatgttgcaacatcgaaaaCTTAGCGTCGTATTATATCAACGAAGAAACAACAACGGCGACAAAGTTACAAGATATAAGCACACTGGAGTGTTGTCTTCCTGCGGATTATACAGTGACACATCTAGAAGCTTTAACGTTTTTACTTCATTATTGTTTATTGGATACGTCGCAACAAATAGGCTTCTCATTTAATCAGCCTTTGAGTGGCACTATTCAGACGGGAATACCTGGAGCAAATCCAAGCCAAATATTCAATAATCTTATTCACGTGTTTATGCCGAGCCCACTTTCTCCA GAGCTTACTACATCAAAAGATAAAAATGGAGTTAGTGAATTACAGCAGCATGCTCGAAGAACTGCTTTAAGTCACCTGCCAAGAATAATTGCATCTCTCTCCACTCTTTGGCAAGCAGTGTTAGCAACCAAGGACAA TGATCAAGCCAGTTGCGTAGTAGGAAGTCCAAGAATAGTGAAGCATCAACTTCTAGAACTCTTGTCTCCCATATCTTTCCATCATGGTGTAAACTTTTTGGCCGCCATTGCTGTTGCCTGGCATGAGAGGCGGCAGCCTTCTGGTAATTCTAAGAAG GTGCTTCCAGAAGCTTGTTCAAATCAACAAGTTATGGTTGATTTAGTAAGCGCAATCCGTGTGATGCCTATCGATACTTTGGTTCAGACTGTTCATCAAGTTGTAAAGAATCAACCACCGATTCACGGTGTGAAGCAAGATTTTTCGTTAGAAGTTTCTGTATTGGAACTGCTCTACGTTTATATGCAAAGTAATACATCTCAATCTCTAATTGAATCTTGGGCATCTTTACTTGGTCTACTCAAAGACGGCCTATCTTTAACGGCGCCTGCTCAATTTCTATTATTGGCGATCTTAAATGAATATGTACAGAAATGTCCCCCTATGCAAGAAAAAAAGGATATTAGAGATCTGCAAGATGTGTCTGCAAAG TTGGTTGAGTCATGTTCGCAAATAGCTGGAGCATGTTTAGAACAAACAACCTGGTTAAGAAGAAATTTAGCAGTAAGGGAAGACGCATTTGAAGTTGCTGAAGGATCATCGGAAGGTAAAGAAGGCAAAAGTGGTGCTG TAACACCCGGTACACCACCTAATGCAGCATATAGTATCCAAGCTCAAGCAGTATTAGCAGAAATAGTAGCACCCTTGTTGGATGTTAGTTATGGTTCCCAAGAAAAAGAACGTGTAGTGACGCTGTTAACCAATCTCATGTATAATATTACGCCATATCTTAAAAATCATTC GACAAAAAATATTGCCTCGTTTACGGCTTGTTCTCAATTACTGAGTTCCTTATCAGGTTACCAATATACAAGGAAAGCATGGCGCAAAGATGTACTGGATCTTCTGCTAGATTCTGCTTTCTTCCAAATGACACCAGCATGTTTACCATATTGGAGGACTATCATAGATAATTTAATGACACATGACAATACAACATTCCGAGATTTAATGA ATCGCGTTTCAATGGCTCAAAGTAGCAGTATCAGTATATTCTCATCGAAAGAGCAAGAATATGAGCAGAAAGCCCAGCTTTTAAAAAGGTTAGCATATGTGATACTATGCAGCGAAATGGATCAATATCACAAATACATGCCTGAAATTCAAG AACGACTTGCGGACAGTTTGCGACTACCACAAGTAATTCCATCTATTCAAGCACAAGTGTTTCTTTGTTTCCGGGTGCTACTTCTTAGAATGTCTCCACAACACGCAACTTCCTTATGGCCGGTAATAGTTAGCGAACTTGTTCAAGTTTTCCTATACATTGAACAAGAACTGAACACAGATAGTGAAGAATTCAG TCGTCATGGCAG tTCACATATAAAACTACTCTCAGCTTTGGATTCATCTTGGGCTGTGAATGCTAGTAATGGACTTCAAGCACATGGCCATCCCCATTGGTTGCAATTGCAACTTGCAGCTGCTAAATTATTAGATTTAGCACTGCTTTTACCTGCACATAGGCTTCCTCAATTTCAAAT GTATAGATGGGCATTTGTAGGGGATTCAGCGGTAGGATCCATGGAAAACAATAATCTATCTTCTGATTTTGTACCACACATTACGAGAATAGCAAAACTGATGGACAGTAAG TATAAACAGGAAGCAAACACTGTGAAAGCTGTACCCGGTGAACTACTTCTAACGTCGAATAACATTCGTTCATTGCAAGATCTGCATTATTTTTTTACGACACTGAGTCGCAGATCGAGTGATACACAGGCACCGTTGAATGTTACACAACTGGAAGCAGTGATTGAACAAGATTTTCTTGAAAAAATGCCAGCTGCAAGGTAG